A stretch of the Candidatus Jettenia sp. AMX2 genome encodes the following:
- the htpG gene encoding molecular chaperone HtpG — MNETSEMIKHEEGFEFQAEIKKLLNILSHSLYTHKEVFLRELISNASDALTKMRHIMLMDQEYEGKDIPLEINIQMDEEKRTLTISDTGIGMTRDEIIQNIGTIAKSGTLEFITNLSEQAKKDSNIIGQFGVGFYSVFMVADDVRVRTKSCKEGQAFEWHSDGTGKYFLTPVDKENRGTDIIVHLKEDEKEYTEKSRIQSIIKKYSNFVSFPIMVCGERANQITAIWKEPKKEIKEEQYNEFYKFISNREETPLFHIHTSAEAPIQFSSILYCPATNYEVYGFKKLEHGIQLYSNKILIQSDCKMLLPEYLRFIYGVVDSADIPLNISRETFQDNRIVHKIRSILVKQILALLQDLAKNEKEKYETFWRQFGRILKEGVHLDFENRDTLAYLLRFNSSKCADSNGLISLKEYTERMKPDQQEIYYLTAVNRDTIEKSPYLEIFRKKDVEVLYLTDPHDEFLLSGLMEFEKKAIRSADQANLGLLKDSESKIIDTSSEPANYEEMFKHLIKTMKVVLADNILDVKESQRLSDSPCCLVNPDGVPSVHVQKLIQMVDNNYRVSKKIMEINRKNEMIRNLARMNEMPGYQPLVEKIIQQLFENALMQDGVVLNPPEMVPRLNDLMEELTKAALGEGKKIIV; from the coding sequence ATGAATGAGACGAGTGAAATGATAAAGCATGAGGAGGGTTTTGAGTTTCAGGCAGAAATCAAGAAGTTACTGAACATCCTTTCCCACTCTCTTTATACCCATAAAGAGGTCTTTCTGAGGGAGCTCATTTCGAATGCATCGGATGCATTAACCAAGATGCGGCATATTATGCTCATGGATCAGGAATACGAAGGAAAAGACATTCCTCTTGAGATCAACATACAGATGGATGAGGAAAAGAGGACTTTAACGATTAGCGATACCGGTATTGGCATGACGAGAGATGAGATTATTCAAAATATCGGAACTATTGCAAAATCAGGAACCCTTGAATTCATAACAAACTTGTCAGAGCAGGCCAAAAAGGATTCGAATATCATCGGCCAGTTTGGGGTGGGTTTTTATTCTGTATTTATGGTGGCGGACGATGTCAGGGTCAGAACAAAGTCCTGCAAAGAAGGACAAGCATTTGAATGGCACTCCGATGGTACGGGAAAGTATTTTTTAACCCCTGTTGATAAAGAAAACCGGGGTACCGATATTATTGTCCATTTGAAAGAGGATGAGAAGGAATATACGGAAAAGTCCAGGATACAGTCAATCATTAAAAAATATTCAAACTTTGTAAGCTTTCCTATTATGGTTTGCGGTGAAAGGGCAAACCAGATTACGGCTATCTGGAAAGAGCCAAAAAAGGAAATAAAAGAGGAACAGTACAACGAATTCTATAAATTTATTTCAAACAGGGAGGAGACGCCTCTCTTCCATATTCACACCTCTGCCGAGGCTCCTATCCAGTTTTCCAGCATCTTATATTGCCCGGCTACAAATTATGAGGTTTACGGATTTAAAAAATTAGAACACGGGATCCAGCTTTATTCCAATAAAATCCTGATCCAATCCGATTGTAAAATGCTTTTGCCTGAATATCTCAGATTTATTTACGGGGTTGTTGATTCGGCTGATATTCCCTTAAATATTTCCAGAGAGACGTTTCAGGATAACAGGATTGTCCACAAGATCCGGAGCATCCTTGTGAAACAAATTCTGGCGCTTTTGCAGGACCTGGCAAAGAATGAAAAAGAGAAATACGAGACCTTCTGGCGTCAATTTGGACGGATACTGAAAGAAGGGGTTCACCTTGATTTTGAAAACAGGGATACGTTAGCGTACCTGCTGAGGTTTAACTCATCAAAATGCGCTGATTCAAACGGCTTGATTTCATTGAAGGAATATACAGAGAGAATGAAGCCTGATCAGCAGGAGATTTATTACCTGACGGCGGTAAACCGCGATACGATTGAGAAAAGTCCCTATCTTGAGATATTCCGCAAAAAGGACGTGGAGGTACTGTACCTCACCGATCCCCATGACGAATTCCTTCTTTCCGGCCTCATGGAATTCGAGAAAAAGGCCATTCGCTCTGCGGACCAGGCAAACCTGGGGCTGCTGAAAGATAGTGAGAGCAAGATTATTGACACGTCTTCAGAGCCTGCAAATTATGAGGAGATGTTTAAACATCTGATAAAAACAATGAAAGTTGTGCTGGCAGACAATATCCTGGATGTCAAGGAATCGCAGAGGTTGAGTGACAGCCCGTGTTGCCTGGTGAATCCCGACGGGGTGCCAAGCGTACACGTTCAGAAGCTCATCCAAATGGTAGACAATAACTACCGGGTATCCAAAAAAATCATGGAGATAAACCGGAAAAATGAAATGATACGGAATCTGGCCAGGATGAATGAAATGCCGGGCTACCAGCCGCTGGTAGAAAAGATAATTCAGCAATTATTTGAGAATGCATTGATGCAGGATGGTGTTGTACTCAATCCGCCTGAAATGGTTCCCCGTTTGAATGATCTTATGGAGGAGTTAACAAAGGCAGCGCTGGGAGAAGGGAAGAAGATTATTGTTTAG
- a CDS encoding translation elongation factor Ts — protein sequence MVDKASITKLREQTGAGILECKNALEEVKGSFEEALEIIRKKGIKKAAKKEQRTTAEGRVGSYIHTTGKLGVLVELDCETDFVARNDVFQQFLKDLCLQVAATKPVAVRREEIPGNVIEEQKKLFQEDVKGKAADIAEKIISGKLENFYKEKCLMEQVFIKDTTKTIQDLLIENIAKIGENIKISRFCRFEVGEV from the coding sequence ATGGTTGATAAAGCAAGTATCACAAAGTTAAGAGAGCAGACAGGAGCCGGCATACTGGAATGCAAAAACGCCCTGGAGGAAGTGAAAGGTAGCTTTGAAGAAGCCCTTGAAATCATCAGAAAAAAAGGGATTAAAAAAGCGGCAAAAAAAGAGCAAAGAACAACTGCTGAAGGCAGGGTTGGATCCTACATTCATACAACCGGAAAACTGGGCGTGCTTGTGGAACTGGATTGTGAAACAGACTTTGTCGCAAGGAACGACGTCTTCCAGCAATTCCTAAAAGATCTTTGTCTTCAGGTTGCTGCCACAAAACCCGTTGCTGTAAGAAGAGAAGAGATTCCCGGCAATGTGATTGAAGAACAAAAGAAACTGTTTCAGGAGGATGTGAAGGGAAAGGCCGCTGACATTGCAGAAAAAATTATCTCCGGGAAACTGGAGAATTTTTACAAAGAGAAATGCCTCATGGAACAGGTATTTATAAAGGATACCACAAAAACGATACAGGATTTATTAATTGAAAATATTGCCAAAATCGGTGAAAATATCAAAATAAGCCGCTTTTGCAGGTTTGAAGTTGGTGAAGTTTAA
- the frr gene encoding ribosome recycling factor — MSKESICKDARVKMEKAVAHLQEELRGLRTGRASAGLVENLRVECYGDISPLRQLAAITTPDAQSIVIKPYDPSVISNIEKAILKSDLSLTPAVEGKALRISIPPLTEERRKKLSAHAKEISEATKVALRNVRHEAIKNTDKEEKESILTEDDAKRTKDEIQKIIHEYEKKVTDIVKKKMDEILKL, encoded by the coding sequence ATGAGTAAAGAATCGATATGCAAGGATGCAAGAGTGAAAATGGAAAAGGCAGTTGCACACCTGCAGGAAGAGTTGAGAGGTCTGAGGACCGGCAGGGCAAGCGCAGGACTGGTTGAGAATCTACGGGTTGAATGTTACGGAGATATTTCTCCTTTAAGACAGTTGGCCGCTATTACTACACCGGATGCACAATCAATCGTGATTAAGCCATATGACCCGTCTGTCATCTCAAATATAGAAAAGGCCATATTGAAGTCTGATTTGAGCTTAACCCCTGCCGTTGAGGGAAAAGCGTTGCGTATTAGTATTCCGCCACTTACGGAAGAACGAAGGAAAAAGTTATCGGCACATGCAAAAGAAATCAGCGAGGCGACAAAAGTGGCGTTGCGGAACGTAAGACACGAGGCTATTAAAAATACGGATAAGGAGGAAAAGGAAAGCATCCTTACCGAGGATGATGCAAAACGCACTAAGGATGAAATACAAAAGATTATTCATGAATACGAGAAAAAGGTTACTGACATCGTTAAGAAAAAAATGGATGAGATACTGAAACTGTAA
- the rpsB gene encoding 30S ribosomal protein S2, giving the protein MSIQDLIDAGFHFGHRTSRWNPKMKPYIFGKRNLIHIINLRETVKGLITACRFLTKLVQTNKTVLFVGTKWQARDIVEREAKRCGMHYVNERWLGGTLTNFDTIRKRLERLEELENLEETGAIHQFSKKAISSLNRERKKILSNLEGIRTMNTLPSVLVVVDPKNEHNAVNEARKLGIPTVCLADTDCNPEVIDICVPGNDDAIRSINLFLTKTADAILAGKEIAANMTKM; this is encoded by the coding sequence GTGAGTATTCAGGATTTGATTGATGCGGGATTCCATTTCGGCCACCGGACAAGCAGGTGGAATCCGAAAATGAAACCATATATTTTTGGCAAGCGGAACTTGATCCATATTATCAACCTGCGCGAGACTGTAAAGGGGCTTATTACGGCATGCAGGTTTTTAACAAAGCTTGTGCAAACAAATAAAACGGTACTATTTGTAGGTACCAAATGGCAGGCGCGTGATATCGTTGAGCGTGAAGCAAAGCGCTGCGGCATGCATTATGTGAATGAGCGGTGGCTGGGGGGCACATTAACAAATTTTGACACGATTCGTAAGCGGCTGGAACGTCTGGAAGAGCTTGAGAACCTGGAAGAAACAGGAGCTATTCATCAATTCAGCAAGAAAGCAATTTCTTCTCTCAACAGGGAACGGAAAAAGATTCTGTCAAACCTGGAAGGCATCCGTACTATGAATACCCTCCCAAGCGTCCTTGTGGTGGTTGACCCGAAAAATGAACATAATGCTGTTAATGAAGCGAGAAAACTGGGCATTCCGACCGTATGCCTTGCTGATACTGATTGTAATCCTGAGGTTATTGATATTTGTGTCCCTGGAAATGATGATGCAATACGTTCGATTAATCTCTTTCTTACGAAAACTGCAGACGCTATTCTGGCGGGTAAAGAAATCGCAGCGAATATGACAAAGATGTAG
- the pyrH gene encoding UMP kinase, which produces MQNSVKYKRVLIKISGEGFGGENGRGIETGQFGKIAKEIQQVSDTGVELAIVVGGGNIIRGARLGATGKSRVQADQAGMIATVINALILQDILEEFGLKVRVISAVDVKDITEPFVLRTCLRYLTEKNIIIFAGGTGNPYFTTDTAAVLRAIEISADVMMKATRVDGVYTDDPVKNPSARLYERLTYLDVLSKQLGVMDLTAISLSMENKLPIIVFNMNRPENMRKAIMGESAGTYIGE; this is translated from the coding sequence ATGCAAAATAGTGTTAAATACAAACGGGTGCTGATAAAGATAAGCGGCGAAGGTTTTGGCGGTGAAAATGGACGGGGTATTGAAACAGGACAATTTGGCAAAATAGCAAAGGAAATACAACAGGTATCAGATACCGGGGTTGAACTGGCAATTGTTGTCGGGGGAGGGAATATTATCCGTGGCGCAAGGCTTGGAGCCACCGGGAAATCAAGGGTACAGGCAGATCAGGCAGGTATGATTGCAACGGTGATTAATGCGCTGATCCTGCAGGACATCCTTGAAGAATTCGGCTTAAAGGTTCGTGTAATTAGCGCTGTTGATGTCAAAGATATAACCGAACCTTTTGTCCTAAGAACATGCCTGCGCTATTTAACAGAGAAAAATATCATAATCTTTGCAGGCGGAACAGGCAACCCTTATTTTACAACAGATACCGCAGCGGTATTGCGTGCTATAGAAATCAGCGCCGATGTAATGATGAAAGCAACAAGGGTTGATGGTGTCTACACGGATGACCCGGTAAAAAATCCCTCTGCACGGCTATATGAAAGGCTCACGTATCTTGACGTCTTAAGCAAGCAACTGGGTGTGATGGATCTGACAGCTATATCCCTGAGCATGGAGAATAAATTGCCAATTATTGTTTTCAATATGAACAGACCGGAAAACATGAGGAAGGCAATCATGGGAGAATCTGCCGGAACTTATATTGGGGAATAA
- a CDS encoding DUF4438 domain-containing protein, with translation METNEKNLAELSVIGEVASPLIGSQAYNITPEGKAVILPGVGGITYNIKVGDSAIQWEADHVEPCVSVKNKDREENGALNLLACIGNIARVVTGDAKGSTGVVTGKHGGIENVLVDFEDNTLEKLAIGDKVLIRAVGVGLSLKGYPHIKPMNMSPGFLKTVPIRPGKENGILQVPVTHAIPAAIMGSGLGSQHSYRGDYDIQLFDKRHVDEFHLQTLRLGDIVAIMDADHTYGRIYKTGAVTIGVIVHSNCVTAGHGPGITTLLTSSEGKIIPYIDKNSNIGKYLNIGRFRKKITKKR, from the coding sequence ATGGAAACCAATGAAAAGAATCTTGCAGAACTATCCGTCATAGGCGAGGTAGCAAGTCCCCTTATCGGCTCACAGGCATATAATATTACCCCTGAAGGAAAAGCTGTCATACTGCCCGGGGTAGGTGGCATTACCTATAACATCAAAGTAGGTGACAGCGCCATTCAGTGGGAAGCAGACCATGTGGAACCATGCGTATCCGTTAAAAATAAGGACCGTGAGGAAAATGGTGCCCTCAATTTACTCGCCTGTATTGGAAATATTGCCAGGGTTGTCACCGGTGATGCAAAAGGGAGTACAGGCGTTGTAACCGGAAAGCATGGTGGTATCGAAAATGTATTGGTAGACTTTGAAGATAATACATTGGAAAAGCTTGCCATCGGAGATAAAGTACTTATTCGTGCTGTTGGCGTAGGTTTGTCTTTGAAAGGATATCCGCACATTAAACCGATGAATATGTCTCCGGGTTTTTTAAAAACTGTACCCATCCGTCCCGGTAAAGAAAATGGTATATTGCAGGTGCCGGTAACCCATGCCATCCCTGCTGCGATTATGGGTTCGGGTTTAGGATCACAACATAGCTACCGGGGGGATTATGATATCCAGCTTTTTGACAAACGGCATGTGGACGAATTCCACCTTCAGACATTGCGGCTTGGCGATATTGTAGCAATTATGGATGCAGATCATACCTATGGAAGAATCTATAAAACCGGCGCAGTAACGATAGGAGTTATCGTACACAGTAATTGTGTTACCGCAGGGCACGGTCCGGGGATAACAACACTCCTCACGTCGTCAGAAGGGAAAATTATCCCCTATATCGACAAGAATTCAAATATTGGAAAATACCTCAATATCGGGCGATTCAGGAAGAAAATAACAAAAAAGAGATAA